One segment of bacterium DNA contains the following:
- a CDS encoding LysE family transporter — protein MEISYKALIIVYIKGYLLGAPIFLMPGPHMALLVAETIHKGRRSGIKFIVGTTGAIIIMGIILTLGIQNIGNKHFIISLGFVSSVLLLLIGMEGIRKSKYPFNNSDEKKSFESTMWKGFYITIFNPYAVVWTSTIGLKTLWELKQRGQGYVVSFELGFLSALFSIFGTIVYLITKDKFSRIIQKKYKVLVIILSVILIIFSIIFFIESLHKLLKSEGAI, from the coding sequence ATGGAAATATCATATAAGGCATTAATTATAGTTTATATAAAAGGGTATCTCCTGGGGGCACCCATATTTCTAATGCCGGGTCCCCATATGGCACTGTTAGTAGCTGAAACAATTCACAAAGGAAGAAGATCAGGAATCAAATTCATAGTAGGTACAACAGGTGCAATCATTATAATGGGAATTATTTTAACGCTGGGTATCCAAAATATAGGAAACAAACATTTTATAATTTCGTTAGGTTTCGTCAGTTCGGTCCTGTTGCTCCTTATAGGAATGGAAGGGATTAGAAAATCAAAGTATCCGTTCAACAATTCAGACGAAAAAAAGTCTTTTGAAAGCACAATGTGGAAGGGTTTTTACATCACTATTTTTAACCCCTATGCCGTCGTGTGGACGAGCACAATAGGTCTGAAGACCCTGTGGGAGTTAAAACAAAGGGGACAAGGATATGTAGTATCCTTTGAGCTAGGTTTTCTGAGTGCTCTGTTCTCCATATTTGGAACAATTGTGTATTTGATTACAAAAGACAAATTCAGCAGAATTATCCAAAAGAAATATAAAGTTCTGGTTATCATTTTATCGGTGATATTAATTATTTTTAGCATCATATTCTTTATAGAATCACTTCACAAACTTCTAAAGAGTGAAGGTGCAATCTAA
- a CDS encoding APC family permease: protein MSDIKTPKYSFLELISMSFSVCVGLGIFIISVQVLGKLQKETIGNFVYLALIIGAIPAFFSAFIAGVSSSIWPSYGGDYTYLTRKVSPFWGAINTWGYWFVIPMQLQGAAITGTVILAQLFKLMGFLELSNFIIDNLLVVSTILMGISFFVNYTGMEGKATLITSGITLVLLLLFTYYAIGHNYNDFLSTIESQESLIKILENSNYPPITWKGLLMGIAILMFSYGGVTFTQNAGAEIHTEVRRKIWKVIIIALTLATIFYIIVSYVLYNAVPWQYIYIKVGINKDFTAIDALSIYMPASVYAFITFLLFVAVFDNMFMLGFRSARHGYAVSIDGFFNKVKGLTYVSRTFSTPVVQLVIVYTIAFLILIFITNPVLGFYANFSYSFGLLVTSYMPFKIREEELSNIFPKNTRNILKLMRIMGVISMLVYLIILIGLYYTVIKMAAFWTAVMGIGWLFYYIEMYRKCRTINRSRPHQ from the coding sequence ATGAGTGATATTAAAACCCCAAAGTATAGTTTTCTTGAATTAATCTCAATGTCTTTTTCAGTATGTGTTGGACTGGGGATATTTATTATCTCTGTTCAGGTATTGGGTAAATTACAGAAAGAAACTATAGGGAATTTTGTATATTTGGCACTTATAATTGGTGCCATCCCTGCATTTTTTTCAGCATTTATTGCGGGAGTTTCATCATCAATTTGGCCGAGCTATGGAGGAGACTATACTTATTTGACACGAAAGGTAAGCCCCTTCTGGGGAGCTATTAACACATGGGGATATTGGTTTGTAATTCCTATGCAGTTACAGGGCGCTGCAATCACAGGCACGGTCATTTTAGCCCAGTTGTTCAAACTTATGGGATTTCTTGAACTTTCAAACTTCATCATTGATAATTTACTGGTTGTCTCAACAATTCTGATGGGAATAAGTTTCTTCGTAAATTATACGGGAATGGAGGGAAAAGCAACTCTGATTACTTCAGGAATAACACTTGTTTTGCTACTTTTATTTACCTATTATGCTATCGGGCATAATTATAACGACTTCCTTAGCACAATAGAAAGTCAGGAATCACTTATAAAAATCCTCGAAAATTCAAATTATCCTCCGATTACCTGGAAGGGACTTTTGATGGGAATAGCTATCCTGATGTTTAGCTACGGAGGTGTTACATTCACTCAGAATGCTGGAGCAGAAATACATACTGAAGTAAGGAGAAAGATTTGGAAAGTAATCATCATTGCATTAACCCTTGCCACTATTTTCTATATCATAGTCAGTTATGTTCTTTATAATGCGGTTCCTTGGCAATATATATATATCAAAGTCGGGATAAACAAAGATTTCACCGCTATTGATGCTCTCTCAATCTATATGCCGGCATCAGTATATGCATTTATTACATTCCTCTTGTTTGTTGCTGTCTTCGATAATATGTTCATGTTAGGATTCCGCTCTGCAAGGCACGGGTATGCAGTATCAATAGATGGCTTTTTCAATAAAGTAAAAGGGCTGACTTACGTATCTCGAACATTTTCCACCCCAGTGGTACAACTTGTTATTGTATATACTATTGCCTTCCTTATATTAATATTTATTACTAATCCTGTCTTGGGTTTTTATGCCAATTTCTCATATAGTTTTGGTCTGCTGGTGACTAGCTATATGCCTTTCAAGATAAGGGAAGAGGAGTTGAGTAACATATTTCCTAAGAACACAAGAAATATATTAAAACTTATGCGTATAATGGGAGTAATTAGTATGCTGGTTTATCTCATAATACTTATTGGATTATATTATACAGTCATTAAAATGGCAGCCTTCTGGACTGCAGTTATGGGTATAGGATGGCTGTTTTATTATATTGAGATGTATAGAAAATGCCGGACCATTAATCGCAGTAGACCCCATCAATAA